The Hypanus sabinus isolate sHypSab1 unplaced genomic scaffold, sHypSab1.hap1 scaffold_562, whole genome shotgun sequence genome has a window encoding:
- the LOC132389416 gene encoding oocyte zinc finger protein XlCOF20-like, translated as MAHQRVDTREQPFTCLDYGKRFTESSKLKVHQRVHTGERPFTCSDCGKGFTRSSHLLLHRLVHTAERDFTCSDCGKRFTHSSTLQRHQSVHTRERPFTCSVCGKRFTQSSHLQRHQQVHTGEKPFTCSDCGKRFTQSSTLQRHQSVHSGE; from the coding sequence atggctcatcaGCGAGTTGACACCAGGgagcagccgttcacctgcttggactacgggaagagattcactgaatcatctaagttgaaggtacatcaacgagttcatactggggagaggccattcacctgctcagactgcggaaagggattcactcggtcatctcacctactgctACATCGGTTAGTTCACACTGCAGAGAGggatttcacctgctcagattgtgggaagagattcactcactcttccaccctacagagacaccagtcagttcacaccagggagaggccgttcacctgctcagtctgtgggaagagattcacacagtcatcacacctacagagacaccagcaagttcacactggggagaagcctttcacctgctcagactgtgggaagagattcacacagtcatccaccctacagagacaccagtcagttcactctggggagtga